Below is a genomic region from Patagioenas fasciata isolate bPatFas1 chromosome 5, bPatFas1.hap1, whole genome shotgun sequence.
AACTGAGTATTTTGGAATAGTGAGGGAATCTTGTGACATCAGCACCAATCTTCCTTAGTGTCACTGATGACCTTTCCAAGTTTTAAATTAAATAccttagcactttttttttccatttgcatgcAACTGgcttcattatttctttttaaccttAAATGTGCTTGTGCATGTGTGATTATTTAAAAAAGTAACCACATTTCAGTAGTTATTGGACTGTCTTCCATGTTACTGCATGTATATCTGAAATAATTGGGTTATTTCAGAGTTACTCTACCCTTCTTATCTGTAAAAGTTAATGCTAGATATTTCTTAACAGTTTTTTTTAGTGACTTAGGCTATCCGTATGTATTTTGGTCCTGTGCAGGATTTTGCTGTTTCTAGGAATGCTTCTTATTTGCTTATATCAGGTAATGGCTTCTTTATATTGCAGTTTTGTACTGAAAAAGAGTCCTCCTTTTAATAGATTTTCAAGTTGTTTCTTTATTAAAGGTTTTGAATCTAGCTTTAAAAAGGTGAGTATGGAAATATCATGCAGCCCTTAAAAAGTGTCAAAACAGGAAATTAAGTTAAGAGTAGAGTTGAAATTTCCACCATATGTGCGTTCAGACTTCCTCTGTAATGCAAATGTATGTTTGGAACTTAACTGGGACTTGTTTCCCATTTTGACTGTACAGATTGTGCTAGATACATTGCTGGAATCACATAGTTCCCTAGGAACTGGTGCAGGTCTGTCTTATGACTTccgtgtgtgtgggtttttttaaagtatatttatattttaaattctttaaGCCAAGTTTTTGCCTGTTTGAAGTGGTTTTGGAAAAAATCTTCAGATGCACTGACTACGGAGAGTTACCTGTCTAGGAAAGTACAGAGCTGTGAGACAGTAAAGCTTCTGTTCTCTCTCTCACTTCATTTCTAAGAAAATGCTGAGAATCCTCTTTCTTTTGAGGAGAAGTGGGTACTGACTCTGATATGCACCCAACTGTCTTGGTCTGTTAATTTAGGCAGGTGTCCAAGCTTCCTAAAGTGCAAGTAGTGGATGAATTGGGTCCTGTCAGTAAAAAAGTTGAGACAGAATGTATTAACAGACATGGAGGAACTGGGACAAAGGTGCCGCAGGTAAGATCCTTAGGAATGTGAAGCTGATAGCATCGCTACAGTTTCTCAACTGAAGAATGTTTGGCAGAGTATTACGAAGGCAATTGTCGTGTTCCTCTGCTGCAACGCTAATGAAGTTTTCATGGGTCAGTAGAGTTTCCAAATCTGATTTAGCAAATGCCTTTGAAAGATTGTATTTTTTGTCAGAATACTATTTAGAAAGGCATATTCTGTGTGTAGCTGCCATCAAGTCTGGGAAATCAAGCTAAGAAGACTGTACAAATTGAAGAAAGCTGAGGCCAAAATAATGAGATGTTGTTTTGGGTTCCTACCAGTAGCAAAGGCAAGTGGAACTCTCCCAGTGCAGTTCACTTGACTCCTCTTGGGTTGCTCTGAAAACCTCAACTCTTGTAAGGTCAAATAGTTGTCCACAGTAGGACAGGACTTAAAGCTGATGTTTTACTCTCTGTAAAGCAGACATTGTGTGCCTGTTGTTGTtgtggagttgtttgtttgtttgttttgttgttgtggtttggtttgttttggggtttttttcctgtatcaGTTTGTGGCTACTGTGCAAATAAAGCAACTTGaaggaaaaagttaaaaagagaaaatttgGTGATGAGATGAATATAGCAATTTCTGCTGTTCCTGCTGAAATTCAGCAACAAATGCAGAGTCTTCAGCTAGAGCTTTAAACTGATcccgtttttttgttttttccccacagttatGCCGATGGCTGACTACTATATTATTGCTGGAGTGATTTATCAGGCACCTGACTTAGGGTCTGTCATTAACTCCAGAGTTGTAAGTGTTCTGAGCATTTGATGTGTACCAGTCTATATCTGCTTTTACTTTTGGCTATTCCCCGGGCTGTTTCAGCCCCTGTTTTGAGCAAAGATCTTGTGTAGTATACACTAACTTAAAACAAACGCCACTGCTTAATATGGTACATATCCCACATGGAAGTGAAAGAACCTGGGAGGGTGCAGTATGGTCCAAAAAGTAGGATACATTGTTTAATGATGAAGGGTCAGAATAACTGAAACTACGCAATTGATGGAACAGCATGAAGTTTGAAgaatcagaagaaaaattaaatgacAAATACGTatgaaatagtaattaaaaacatATTCAGTGAAGCTTGGTTTGGAATGTTAACATTAATGTAATGTTTCTCTTTAAATGAGGTTTATGTTTTAAGTTGATgtggtatttctttttaaattgcatACTTgagtttgttttgatttcttctgttATAGCAAACTACTACTTCTGACTACCTGAAGTCAGGAAGTTTGTCAGTTTACAAAAGCACTTCAGAAAAGGTCTTGTAAGAGCCTGTTAGATTACGTTCTTGGTCCAAAACtagatgtcccatgtccccttctCAGAACAAAAATGGATATAgaatacaaattttaaaatccCTGGTTTCAAAAATTTATATTGTATTTTCTTCTTAAGTTCTGAACACTGTCTTATGTTCTTGTTCTTGAAGCTCACTGCAGTGCATGGAATTCAGTCTGCTTTTGAAGAAGCTATGTCCTACTGTCGCTATCACCCATCCAAGGGCTACTGGTGGCATTTCAAAGATCAAGAAGAACGAGGTATGATTCCTAGTTGCTCCTGTGCACTTTGGGAGAGGGCGAGTAATGTGGGGAAAAGCTTGAGGCAATGCATAGTGATGGTGTAGAGATGAGGTTGAGTGCCTGTCTGTCTGAAGGGTTGGTGCTCCTTGTCAGATGGAAGGAACGTTGCTTTTTTGTGCTAGTGGGGATGAACATCAGACATGGGTGGGAGATGAAAATGGTGAGCTGTGTGTCAACAAAGTGAGCAACTTTTCAACCCACTGGACTCCAAAGTACATTTTAAGAAGCCAAACCAGTTTGCAAGGAGGTAAAAATCATCCTTAATCTGTCTTCCACAAAGAAATAACTAATGTTAAAGGGAAAATGTAGCTGAAGTTTAGAGGAGAGGCAAATACCAACTTGTCATACAAGGAGCTGCTGAGAGAACAGAACTTTTAATACAGCTTCCTCTTACATTTCTATGACTTGCAGAGAAAGCTAAACCAAAAGCCAAGAAGAAAGAAGAACCAAGTTCTATTTTCCAAAGACAACGGGTAGATGCTTTGCTTTTAGACCTAAGACAAAAGTTTCCACCCAGATTTGTTCAGGTATGACACTTACAGGCCATAGTATTACTGTAACTTAGAACTTCAGGCAGTTCTGAGCACTTGAACAGCTGAAACTGAATGGGAATTGTGCTTTTTGCAATTATAACATCAATTAGATAATAAATTTGAAATGGAAGCCTCTGATTGCAGTGTAGAATAAACTACGAGGAACAAATTTTGGTATACAAATTCTTTATCTAATCACAGAGGGTCTGTTCTTATCAGCCATCAGATTTTGCTGCTGCTTCCAGTTTCCTCCTTTATGAGCTCAGTCAAGCCACCACAGCTATTTTGTTTTAGTTACTCCATTGTTCTGGAGGCTTATTGATTAGTGTGGAAATTCTTGGCATCCTGTGAAGTTGTTGTGATTACCTCTGATTGTCTTTAGTATCCATTTGTTCCACCAGGTCTTCTGCTTGGGAACAAAGGAAATAATGTTGACAGCATCTCACAAAACTGTTTACTCCTCAGATGTGTATTTTTTGCTTTAGCACTTTTTAGTTGTTAGAGAAAAAACTGGATGTTATAAAATGTTAACTGGATTTTGTTTAAAGTGTATTTAGAGATCTCTTCTACCCTCAGCTCTTACGTACAAGGGTCATTGCTTGGTTTATATTACTAAGTGAGTAGCAGGAAGGGTTAAGAATTATGACTTTTGTTCCActgatgtgtttattttttttttctttctccaccaCAGCAAAAGCCTGGAGAAAAGCCTATCCCAGGTAAAACTCTAATATTCTCACAGGACTTAAAAATTAGGCTCTATATCGCAGTGTCTCGCAGTTGCCATATAAGctgcttgcttctgctgctgaaGTGGTTAGGAATTCTGGCATTGCCTAATTGTGCAAAGTGCTAGATAAGAATTCTCTGTGACAGCCAGAGTGAAATTGAAGAATAGTATATTCTGGTCCTGCGCTTCCTGTCTGTAAGGGTATACTGCCTGGAGGTCCAATTGCATGAAGTGATCTTTGAAAGCAGGAAGAGGGTAAAAGGGCAACTGAGGGAACAGTCTGATCAGTCCAGTACGTTAGTGATTTTGGGTGCTGCTACAAGCTTGAAGTGTGGGAAGGCTTTGAGTTGGCCATAAGCAACCTCGGAATAGGAAAACCTCTTCAGTCTATTCCACTTTTTTACCTTTACAGGTATTAATTTAGTCCTTGGCTATTCTTAtacatttgaaattaattttgccCCTTTGACATCAACAATATTTAAGTGCTCTGAAcagtattttaagaataaaaattgGAGGTTTAACTTTCTTTTGCTGTTGCTTCTTAAGTGGATCAAATCAAGAAGGAACCAGAACCAGCTCCTGAAGCTATCAAGCCAGAGGAAAAAGAGACTGTAAAGAATGCTCAGCAGAGTGCTGGCACTAAAGGACCACCTGAAAAACGGATGAGACTCCAGTGAAGGGAGAAGTTGTTACACTTCTGGATTAGTCCAGTACCTGGAAAACAGGAGATTCTGGCTCCCCTTTCTTTATATTTAAGCTCTTCAACTGAGACTGATTCGAGGACTGAAATCCCTGTAACAGCTTTTTTTGTAGAAACCTGTCACACAAATGTAAACATCAGGATATGAACTGCCTCAAAGAAGGTGTTATCAGTCTTCATCATATTTTGAATGTTGGATTCTGAAGATGGACGTATTTTGCAGACTCCGGAAATCTTTACAAACTCTTACATCCCTTACATCTTGTTTCCTatgtaaaaagaaaaacctttatGTATATAAAAAAAGATATGAATTCTTGGCAAATAAAACTTGTGAGTGTTGGAATGCCTTCCTTAAATGCTTACTTTGTCGGTAGCAAATATATCATATATGCtggaagcattttttttccttgaatatcagaatatattgtgtgctattttgaggaagaaaagttcaactaaaggattTAGGCTGCCTGCTATAAATTGCTGTGCCTTTAGTATACTTGGGATACAGATAAAAGATTTGATAACTGGAGGCCGAAATCTAACTAATTAGATGTCAGACTGCTCTCAGTCTCTAAATGTTCTTGGGCACTCATTTTACTTAATGGCTAAGCTGTTTTATTTATTATAAAAGCTAGTGTTCTGTGAGTGAGATTTATGATGGCATAAACAGCCTAAAATGTCTTGCTGTTGCACACTCAGTGAAGCttatatttctccttttttcacTGTAACTCAAATATATGAATTACATCACTTCCTCTGTGCTTCTAGCACTTTCTTGCTGCATTTGATCACCTTGATTAGTCATCTGCCTTTTAGACCTGAGGAGGTAGGTCAGTGGAGGCGAAACATCACTGACAGCTCTACACTTTGCTATTTAAGCATATTGGTTACACAAACCTTTCTCTTTTCATCTATTGCTGAGAAATGActattggtttgggtttttttttttcattgaagtaATGGAGCAATCCTTGAAATATAGAATCAGAGAGTACCACATTGGAAGGGATGACAAAGgttatctggtccaacctttcttgtcaAAAGCACAGTTGAGATAAGATGGCCCAGAACCCTgtgcagctgaatcttaaaaatgTCCAATATATTGGGGAACCCACCTGCTTTCTTTTCACAACTGTTACCTGCTTTCTTTTCACAACTGTTACCTGCTTTCTTTTCACAACTGTTACCTGCTTTCTTTTCACAACTGTTACCTGCTTTCTTTTCACAACTGTTACCTGCTTTCTTTTCACAACTGTTACCTGCTTTCTTTTCACAACTGTTACCTGCTTTCTTTTCACAACTGTTACCTGCTTTCTTTTCACAACTGTTACCTGCTTTCTTTTCACAACTGTTACCTGCTTTCTTTTCACAACTGTTACCTGCTTTCTTTTCACAACTGTTACCTGCTTTCTTTTCACAACTGTTACCTGCTTTCTTTTCACAACTGTTACCTGCTTTCTTTTCACAACTGTTACCTGCTTTCTTATATTAAATTGTAGTAAGCAAGGAAAAGGTCTGTACATAGCAAACAAAATGTGGATAGGAAGACTGACACATGGTTAGATAGCTGTGTCAAATTTCTTTTGAGGTTTTAACAGACTCTCTTCTGTTTCATTAACTAGTAGTTGTGGATAGCTACTGAATGGTGGTAAGAACCATCAGATTTTTGACCTGTAAACCAAAGCTTTAACATTGAATATGTAGATGAGCCAATAGCTGTTTGCTGTTATTGCAGATACAGATGTAAAATTCATATATCAGTGTACTTAAGTGTGTATTGGCTTTATTTCATAACTGAGTGCGTCAAGTTTGAACAACTCTTTCTCCAAATGTTGGTGGAATTAGATAACAAGCTCGTGTGAACTCACAAAAAACGTGAAAATTTTCacaaaaatatgtgaaaatacagaaagcagtgatttttttgttgttggttttggtttggtttgggtgtttttttggtttggcttttttttttgggtgcTCAAAGCAAGACAGCTAATTATTCAGCATTGAATAATTACAAGGTAGTATTACTTAATTTAGAACAAAAGACTTTATTCTTTCTTGTGTTAAAGAAATGTCTCTGAAAGCAAGGAGCTCAGGAAGCACCAAAGCCATCACCTTGTCCACCCCCATGATGGAAAGGGGGATCTCCAGAAATGAGGCATGAGTGGTGAGGAATCTCAAGAGTCCTTCCTGGACTTTTGATGTTCAGAATAAAGTCCTTGGAAAAGGCCATTAAAGCAGCTGAACTTCTATGTAGTTATTCATACTACTAAGAACCTGCATGTCATTTGAAAAAAAGATGATTAGCCTGCACTGTAATGAAGGTTTAGggtgctttttttatttcttcgaGGGAGGAAAAGTTATTCATACATGAAGGAAAGATTTAACATGGCTAACAGAAGAAAGATATCTTGCCTATTGATGAAGGCATATAAAGCTGTGGTCAAAAATGGATGCAAGAACACATACATAGTATGCTCCAAGTATTCTATCAGTCACTGAACTTCACCTGAAATAAAGTGTATTGTACAGCTCAATGTCTGAAAAAGAATTCTCCTGAGCTGGAGGGGCTTGAAGAAGGGCAATAAAATGAGTAAGAGAAAGTTTCTGCTATTAAGCCACTGTGAGAACTAAGACTTCAGTTCCTCAGGAGAGAAAAGACATTGAGTCTTTATAAAACTAAGTGCTGCAAAGTGGGGAGGAAAGTAGAGAACTCTTGTTCTGTCTTGTAGTGCAAGAATAGAGGGACAAGTTAATGAAGCTGAGCTGGAGTTACATTTAGACTGAATCGTTATACTCCGTGCTCAGAATTTGAGCTGATTCAGAGATGAGGGTGGAACTCGAAGGGCAGACTGTCCTCACATCTGCGTCTCTTAACAGCCTTTGTCTTTTCCGCAGAAATGTCTGGTATTGGCTGGTGTCAGAGGGCATTAGGAAGGATGGACTTTTGGTCTGATCCCATCTGAGTTCAAGTGCCAGCATCTAAGCTATTGAGAGGGTAGAAATTGGCTTCCATGCATGAAACAATGCATTTGAATGTGATAAGCCTCTTCCAGGGGAGTGATCTTTTCCAGAGAGAATTATATTACAAAGCAGTAAGGGAAGTTGCCAGGGAGTATGTTGACTTCTTAGTAGCTGTCCTTCAATGCTGAAGGTTTGCTGTATGAGGAAATGAGGGACTGAAATATCTTCTAATTGTGTTACTTGCTGACAAgatattataaaataattttataagttAAGTGAGCTTTGATATTAACTTACTCAAGTGACATTATGTCAGATATTACAGATATTAAACTCCAAGTAATTTACTGACAAAAAGCTGTTAAGCAGCTATCTTCTAGTCAATAATGTTTTTCGGTTTATGAGAATCTAAGCCTTTTCTCTCTGGTATTTATACACTGTCTCCTGGTTTGGAGCCTGAGTGCTGAAGTCCAAAGGTCTTCCAAGAACCTTCAGTATTCATTAAGCTTGTAGATGAAAGGGAAATAAGCAGTTCCAAAATTTGCCCTGTGTGTCACTTTATTTTGCATAAGGGAGGGATTTGATTGTACAGGAGAGCTatctctgcttttgctcttaGATAATAACCATTCAAAGGACTTTTCTTGGCCTAAAAAACAGGGTAGCAGGAGCTATAAATGACCTAGAGCTCTAGTAGAAACATTCTCCTGAAAGTACATATAAATCCATGTATACACAGAACAGATACTCATATGTGTATgtacatgtgcatatatatatacgtatacatGCAGAAGTCCATCAGACTGTAGGAAGAGGGGCAGTCCAGCTACCTCAGTTCACTGTGTAAAGCTAATGGTGTCTAAGATGCAGCAGAAAGACTGTTTTTCTCAACTCTTCTCTAAGTAAGGACTGACCAGGTGATGTGTTATTCTCACCTGTTCCCGTTTGCCACTCTGTCCTCATACTTTGTATTTTGGTAACCTTTTCCTAGCAAAGAAAGATTCCATTTGGAGGGTCAGTATGTGGTGTTTTCCCCAGCAAGCTGTACTTGGAACAAGTTTAGAAGGGTACAGGCAATGGGAGGGACAATGCCAAGGGGAGAGATTGGCTTTATTTTTGAGACATTGAAGGTTCCCTATGAGGAAAAGTGAAGATATGTTATGCAAATAGATTGTTGCTTCACTGAACCAAAACTCTTGTGGTACACTTTTCaatttttgtggtattttttcaGTGATGAAGCAAATGATAATAAGGCATTCAATGTTCAAGACAGTTTTTTCTTGGAGACGAAAGTGAATTAAAGTTGCTTTGGTCTTGTAATTATGCACAGAACAAACAAATGGTCACTTATGTTGCAAATATCCTTCTGTAGCCTAATGTGGATCATAGATGGGCGGATGATGGGGAGAAATTTTCTCAGAGGGATGAGTTTTGATGTATTCTTGATCTCTCAACTATCAGAAAGCTTCATTTCTTTCTGCCAGGACAGTGGACTTCAGCCTGTGGTCCACAAGGCTGCAGGGGGTCTGTGACCTGTTCCTAAAGACTCAACAGAAGGTAAGTGAGAAAAGTAAACCTCTTGCTGGTAGGACTGAATTCCATAGGAGTTTGCACCTTCCCTGGAAATGTTAGGGGGCTACAaggttgaaaaaaaaacccaaacacagcaacaaaaaacacTGATGAGTCATGAGAAAGCTCGTTACACCTTCTGCAGTTGAAGATAACTGAAGGAGCTATGGATTCTGCTCTACTGTAAGGTCAGTCACTTTTTCTTCCAACAGGAATTTTTCCCTCCCTCCACTTTGATCTTTACCTGATCAGGGTTCAGAAGTACAAGATTTGGTAACCTGAACACAAGGGTGTCATCCCTTTTTATGTAACCTCTGTTCTATTCTCTAcacctcacagaatcccagcatgATTAATTTTGAACGTGACCTCTGGAGTTCATCTTGTCCAATCCTCAATGCTTGAAGGGCTAGCTTAGGTGCTCAACACAGGGTTGCAAACTTACGTTGACAATTCCCCACCAAGAATAGCCTGCCAAGAGTTCAGCAATGGAAACAGAGTACTTCCTAGTCCTAACTATATAGTTAGGGCAACTTCGAGGTGGAGGGCCAAGATGTTTCTGGCAAGTTGGCAGAGCAATTTAGTAGGGCTTTTTCTGTAACTTAGGGAGTGGTCACACAGCAAGAGTATGCATTTAAGAATAGCACTACAGGCACTGCACACAAAGATTATGTAGCAGAATTTTTCTATTACGGTTATTGTGGTCTGAGTtatatttatttcaaaagacATAATCTGACGTAGTTCACAGCCCTGGAAAGCAAAGCAGATACTCGAAAAGTAGTGGACAATTACTCAACAACTAACTGCACATACCAGACTTCACAGAAAATAGtttctataattttaaaattagtaaGAAAATTAGGGCTAATGCAGGTCATGAGTTTGTTCACTTTTAGGTAAAGCAGTAATAAATTTGAACAATACACAATTATGTATATCTAGAAAGATCCTATTATGAGCAAGCATCCTCATGTTCATTCCTGTAATCTGAGGTGCTGAATTACAAGGTGTGTGCTACTAATGCTGGCCACACTTGCAATGAATGAGCAAGGTGTCAGTTCACAGAGTCCAAAGCCCCTTCGGGCAGCTGTTGGTAACCTCCCCAGCTGTTGGTTAGGTCTGCCATGTGCCCAATGCAAGGTACCAGCCCACTCAGGATCCTGGGGCATGAGGCCACAGAGGAAGGCTCTGAGCACTCTGCCAACCTCTTCTCACTGCTCAGTCTCCTGAGGGGCAGCGCCTGTCTCGGGTAGTTTGCTGCCCATGCCAGGGTGATGGTCAGCACCCAGAAGTTGGTGCTGAAAGGCAGGATCCCTGAGATGGAAATGAGGTAGTGAGAGGGTgcacctcctgcagctgagaAAAATAAGGGCCATAGAAGGTTGGACTTCATCACAGACATGTTTTCAGTGCTGAAAAGGAAGTTGTGAAGAGTTCCCAAAAGATAACAGCTGTGACTATGTCGAATCCCAGCAGTGCATGCCAAAAACCCAGTGTGCGTTGCTGTGCTGCACAGGACATCCTGTCTTAACCACAGTCCAGATTGCTGTCTTAATGGAGCTGTTCCCTAAAAGAGGGATGGCAACCAAGTAGCAGACCTACCTGTGAGCTCTCTTTCCAGTGGTCTACAAGCACAAACCTTTAGAAAAGCTTTGATCCAGGAAAACGACTGTTGGATCAGTGCTGTCTGTAATTGAGGCACGTTGCTGTAGGTGTGTAGTAGCTGTGGTCTAGTTAGGCTTTATGCTTTTATACTTGCTGCTTTTAGTTTGCCTCTATATTATTGAATGTAGTGGACATGAATTCCTCCCTGGATCTACCTTTTCTCTTGATGTGTGTACATACAGCTGTAGTAGCTGTAGTAAGACATGTGCTGAGAAAGGGCACCAAGGAGTTCTGTGTCCTAGCAACCAGCTAGGAGACTACTATTTCTGTACTTTTTTCATTTCAGACCCTAAGCTTTTCCAAATATTATTTTGAGCTGAAATATCTGTTCCTGATCTCCACTCACAAATTATCCTTCAataaaaaaaagtgaacaaaGCAAAAGCCAGCCTTTGAGCTATTAAAATAGATTTTGCCCCTTGTGGTCTAACCAAGTGATCCCTTTGCTCAACACAAATATCCATGACAAGGAGTGTTAAGCTGAGCTGGTGCCTCTCCTTGTTGTGTCTGCTCAGAAGAAGAAACGCCTGTTAATTTGAAAATGAAGATTATAAAAAGCTGGGAGCATGCTTGTAGTaggttaatttttcttttctcccaacAAGAGCCTCCATACACACTCAAAGAGCAGGGGATGGCTGTCTCTGGGCTCCCTCGCAGCTCTCAGATGTGCCCGTAGGCCATGGGGTGTCGTTTTGGCAGGGGGAATGTGAAGGGGCTGCGGTGCcactgctgctccccagctgcggccctccctgcccagggacagtTGGTGGGGACAGTTGGAGGCGTCGGGGCGGCGGTTCTCCCCCAGCAGGGCCATTCCGGACTACATCCCCTCAAAAAGCAGGGCATGGGGCAGCCCCGGCCAGCAGTGATGGgggtgctgctgtggctgctggtgctgctgagcCTGTCAGGGTGCCCTTCCACCCTGGGGGAGCTACCTGGGGAGCTGCGTGTTGCTGCCAAGTGGGTGGCGGTGCCGCGGCAGCTGAGCCCGCGGGCTGACACCGACCCCCCGGCCAACACCGACCCCCAGGCTGTGTCCTACTGGCTGGAGGTGGAGGGGCGGCCACGGGTGCTGCGCCTGCGGCCACGGCGAGGCCTGATCTCCCACCCCTTCACCTTGATCACCTACGGCAAGGACGGGACCCGCTGGGAGGAGCACCCCTTTGTGCAGGACAACTGCTTCTACCAGGGCAAGGTGCAGGGGAGCCCTGGCTCCCTGGTGGCCCTCAGCACCTGCGGCAGGGGCCTCCGTGGCGTGCTCTGGGTGGAGGATGGCACCTATGAGATTGAGCCCATCCCTGACGATCCAGCCTTCCGGCACATTCTCTACCGCATGGAGGGGGCCAACGACTCCGTGAGTCCCACCTGCGGGCTGACCTCGGAGGAGATGAAGCACCAAGAAGTTTTGCTGCCCTGGTTCAAGGCCTTCCGGGctgtgcaggaggaggaggaggaagaggcggaggatgaggaagaggaggaaacagTGAAGGACTGGTGGATGCACGTCAGGTATGTGAAGATGGTAGTGGTCGTGGACAACATGCGGTTTGTGAAGTCAGGCAGGAATGAATCAGAAGTCTTGAGGCAAGTCATAGAAATCATCAACATTGCAGACTCTCTGTACGACCAGCTTTCTATTCATCTGTTTCTTTTGGCACTGGAGATCTGGACTGAAAAGAACCCTATAATCCTTACAAATGACATTGGCAAGGCACTTGATAGCTTTAACAAATGGCGAAAATCAGAGCTGTCTCCACGGATGCGCCACGATTCTGCTCACTTATTCGCATATCAGCGCTTTGGTAGGAGGCTGGGATTGGCGTTTCTAGCATCTGTGTGTGATAACCAGTGGTCATCAGCAGTTTGTTCCTTCACTAATAGGAAGTTGTCCTCATTTATTGTCACATTTTCCCACGAGCTGGGCCATATTCTTGGGATGCGCCACGACACAGAGCACTGTAAATGCAGACGGGGGAAATGCATTATGCATGAACATGATGTCGATACCGATGCGTTCAGTGACTGCAGTTACAAAGACTACTTTGACCTGCTTTCGCGTGGTCTTGGCTGCATTCGTCAACCTCCAGCACCTGGGACTTTCTACACCTTGAAGCGTGAGTACTGTGGGAATAAGGTAGTAGAAAATAGAGAGCAATGTGACTGTGGTTCACCATCAAGTTGCAGAAAGGATCCTTGTTGTCACCCAAACTGTACGCTTACTGCAGGTTCAGTCTGTGCTTTTGGAAAATGCTGCAAGCGGTGTCAGTTCCTTCCAGCAGGAACACTCTGCAGAGGAAGTACTGGCTACTGTGACCTGCCGGAGTACTGCAATGGGACTTCCCCTCAGTGCCCACTGGATATGTACATGCAAGATGGAACCCCTTGCGAAGGTGATGCTTATTGCTATCAAGGAAAATGTCCTTCCCGCAGTAGACAGTGCAAGCATCTCTTC
It encodes:
- the LOC136102767 gene encoding disintegrin and metalloproteinase domain-containing protein 20-like isoform X1; the encoded protein is MGVLLWLLVLLSLSGCPSTLGELPGELRVAAKWVAVPRQLSPRADTDPPANTDPQAVSYWLEVEGRPRVLRLRPRRGLISHPFTLITYGKDGTRWEEHPFVQDNCFYQGKVQGSPGSLVALSTCGRGLRGVLWVEDGTYEIEPIPDDPAFRHILYRMEGANDSVSPTCGLTSEEMKHQEVLLPWFKAFRAVQEEEEEEAEDEEEEETVKDWWMHVRYVKMVVVVDNMRFVKSGRNESEVLRQVIEIINIADSLYDQLSIHLFLLALEIWTEKNPIILTNDIGKALDSFNKWRKSELSPRMRHDSAHLFAYQRFGRRLGLAFLASVCDNQWSSAVCSFTNRKLSSFIVTFSHELGHILGMRHDTEHCKCRRGKCIMHEHDVDTDAFSDCSYKDYFDLLSRGLGCIRQPPAPGTFYTLKREYCGNKVVENREQCDCGSPSSCRKDPCCHPNCTLTAGSVCAFGKCCKRCQFLPAGTLCRGSTGYCDLPEYCNGTSPQCPLDMYMQDGTPCEGDAYCYQGKCPSRSRQCKHLFGKRAEVAPLDCFKAVNTRGDRFGNCGIRDNTHFTKCSIENILCGRIQCENINKLPVLQSHVTLLQTPVGDKKCWGLDYHPGIPIDDMGAVEEGTPCGSEKLCINRTCTSLSVLNYNCNLTMCHNRGVCNSRKNCHCSYGWAPPYCDLEGLGGSVDSGPPPPRKLFEAAKTGFMVFSLVLLFILGVTLATRYRREIMGWVRKKKAWFHRR
- the MED6 gene encoding mediator of RNA polymerase II transcription subunit 6 — encoded protein: MAAVDIRDNLLGISWVDSSWIPILNNGSVLDYFSERSNPFYDRTCNNEVVKMQRMTLEHLNQMVGVEYILLHAQEPILFIIRKQQRQSPTQVMPMADYYIIAGVIYQAPDLGSVINSRVLTAVHGIQSAFEEAMSYCRYHPSKGYWWHFKDQEEREKAKPKAKKKEEPSSIFQRQRVDALLLDLRQKFPPRFVQQKPGEKPIPVDQIKKEPEPAPEAIKPEEKETVKNAQQSAGTKGPPEKRMRLQ
- the LOC136102767 gene encoding disintegrin and metalloproteinase domain-containing protein 20-like isoform X2, giving the protein MGVLLWLLVLLSLSGCPSTLGELPGELRVAAKWVAVPRQLSPRADTDPPANTDPQAVSYWLEVEGRPRVLRLRPRRGLISHPFTLITYGKDGTRWEEHPFVQDNCFYQGKVQGSPGSLVALSTCGRGLRGVLWVEDGTYEIEPIPDDPAFRHILYRMEGANDSVSPTCGLTSEEMKHQEVLLPWFKAFRAEEEETVKDWWMHVRYVKMVVVVDNMRFVKSGRNESEVLRQVIEIINIADSLYDQLSIHLFLLALEIWTEKNPIILTNDIGKALDSFNKWRKSELSPRMRHDSAHLFAYQRFGRRLGLAFLASVCDNQWSSAVCSFTNRKLSSFIVTFSHELGHILGMRHDTEHCKCRRGKCIMHEHDVDTDAFSDCSYKDYFDLLSRGLGCIRQPPAPGTFYTLKREYCGNKVVENREQCDCGSPSSCRKDPCCHPNCTLTAGSVCAFGKCCKRCQFLPAGTLCRGSTGYCDLPEYCNGTSPQCPLDMYMQDGTPCEGDAYCYQGKCPSRSRQCKHLFGKRAEVAPLDCFKAVNTRGDRFGNCGIRDNTHFTKCSIENILCGRIQCENINKLPVLQSHVTLLQTPVGDKKCWGLDYHPGIPIDDMGAVEEGTPCGSEKLCINRTCTSLSVLNYNCNLTMCHNRGVCNSRKNCHCSYGWAPPYCDLEGLGGSVDSGPPPPRKLFEAAKTGFMVFSLVLLFILGVTLATRYRREIMGWVRKKKAWFHRR